One stretch of Deltaproteobacteria bacterium DNA includes these proteins:
- a CDS encoding 6-phosphofructokinase produces MKIGVLTGGGDCPGLNAVIRAVVRKSDVESSRVVGLRNGWKGLLELSTMDLDGKMVSGILHVGGTIIGTSRTNPFKDASGPEKALKNFRILGLDALIAIGGEDTLGAAAKLYAMGLPVVGVPKTIDNDLYGTDFTFGFDTAVSIATDAIDRIHTTAESHNRVMVVEVMGRHAGWIATFAGIAGGADVILVPEIPIDLDEVCDLILRRHSRGKSFSIVVVAEGAQFVEKPGAGGDLVVQEAQKDEFGHVRLGGISQVLSKAIEKRTKYETLFVVLGHIQRGGSPTAHDRVLATRFGVFATEMVHRGEYGKMAALQGNRIVAIPLAEATSRLKTVDMDIYGIAKEFFG; encoded by the coding sequence ATGAAGATAGGGGTGCTGACCGGCGGGGGGGACTGCCCCGGCCTCAACGCCGTGATCCGGGCGGTGGTCCGGAAATCCGACGTGGAAAGCTCGCGGGTCGTCGGCCTGCGAAACGGATGGAAGGGTCTGCTGGAGCTCTCCACGATGGACCTCGACGGAAAAATGGTGTCCGGCATCCTCCACGTCGGCGGGACGATCATCGGGACCTCCCGGACCAACCCGTTCAAGGATGCGTCGGGGCCGGAAAAAGCGCTGAAAAATTTCAGGATATTGGGGCTGGACGCGCTCATCGCGATCGGCGGCGAGGACACCCTCGGCGCGGCCGCCAAACTGTACGCCATGGGGCTCCCCGTGGTCGGGGTGCCGAAGACCATCGACAACGACCTGTACGGGACCGACTTCACCTTCGGGTTCGACACGGCGGTCTCGATCGCCACCGACGCCATCGACCGGATCCACACCACCGCCGAGTCCCACAACCGGGTGATGGTGGTGGAGGTCATGGGGCGGCACGCGGGATGGATCGCCACCTTTGCCGGGATCGCCGGCGGCGCCGACGTCATCCTGGTCCCCGAGATCCCGATCGACCTGGACGAGGTGTGCGACCTGATCCTGCGGCGGCACAGCCGCGGGAAGTCGTTCTCGATCGTCGTGGTGGCCGAGGGGGCGCAGTTCGTCGAGAAGCCGGGGGCGGGGGGCGATCTCGTGGTGCAGGAGGCGCAGAAGGACGAGTTCGGACACGTCCGGCTGGGCGGGATCTCCCAGGTTCTCTCGAAGGCGATCGAGAAGCGGACGAAGTACGAGACGCTGTTCGTCGTGCTGGGGCACATCCAGCGGGGCGGCTCGCCCACGGCGCACGACCGGGTGCTCGCCACCCGGTTCGGGGTGTTCGCCACCGAGATGGTCCACCGGGGCGAATACGGGAAGATGGCGGCGCTGCAGGGGAACCGGATCGTCGCGATCCCGCTCGCCGAGGCCACCTCCCGGCTCAAGACCGTCGACATGGACATCTACGGCATCGCGAAGGAGTTCTTCGGATAA
- the had gene encoding 6-hydroxycyclohex-1-ene-1-carbonyl-CoA dehydrogenase: protein MAEAPHRWWMTAAGQPMERVEFDPFPPADGEVVVEVAGCGVCHTDLGFYYDGVRTNHALPLTLGHEISGTVVAAGGGAESWKGKAVIVPSVIPCGACELCASGHGTICRMQRMPGNDIQGGFATHIKVPARGLCPVDGVRLASAGLSLADVSVVADAVTTPYQAAVQAGVGPGDFAVVVGVGGVGGYAVQVARALGATVVALDVDPAKLDAMAAHGAALTVNVREVQGRDLKKAIQEFAKKNGHPATCWKIFECSGTAKGQDTAFGLLNHGATLSVVGFTMDKVELRLSNLMAFHARALGNWGCLTELYPAALDLVLSAKVPLAPFVERHPLSAINDVFAAAHDRKLSRRAILVPR from the coding sequence ATGGCCGAAGCACCGCACCGGTGGTGGATGACCGCCGCGGGGCAACCCATGGAAAGAGTCGAATTCGACCCGTTCCCGCCCGCCGATGGCGAAGTGGTGGTCGAAGTGGCCGGGTGCGGCGTGTGCCACACGGACCTCGGCTTCTACTACGACGGCGTCCGCACCAACCACGCGTTGCCGCTGACGCTGGGTCACGAGATCAGCGGGACGGTCGTCGCCGCGGGCGGAGGGGCCGAGTCGTGGAAGGGGAAGGCGGTGATCGTCCCCTCGGTGATCCCTTGCGGCGCGTGCGAGCTGTGCGCGTCCGGCCACGGCACCATTTGCCGGATGCAGCGGATGCCGGGGAACGACATCCAGGGAGGGTTCGCCACCCACATCAAGGTGCCGGCGCGGGGCCTCTGCCCGGTGGACGGGGTGCGGCTCGCGTCGGCGGGACTTTCGCTTGCCGACGTCTCGGTCGTGGCCGACGCCGTGACAACGCCGTACCAGGCCGCGGTGCAGGCCGGTGTGGGGCCGGGCGACTTCGCGGTCGTGGTGGGTGTCGGCGGGGTCGGCGGGTACGCGGTGCAGGTCGCGCGGGCGCTCGGCGCCACCGTGGTCGCGCTCGACGTCGACCCGGCGAAGCTCGACGCGATGGCGGCGCACGGGGCGGCGCTGACCGTCAACGTGCGCGAGGTGCAGGGGCGCGACCTGAAGAAGGCGATCCAGGAATTCGCAAAGAAGAACGGGCACCCCGCCACCTGCTGGAAGATCTTCGAATGCTCGGGAACCGCAAAGGGACAGGACACGGCGTTCGGGCTCCTGAACCACGGGGCCACGCTCTCGGTGGTCGGCTTCACCATGGACAAGGTGGAGCTGCGACTCTCCAACCTCATGGCGTTCCACGCCCGGGCGCTCGGGAACTGGGGGTGCCTGACCGAGCTCTACCCCGCGGCGCTCGACCTGGTGCTTTCGGCCAAGGTCCCTCTGGCGCCGTTCGTCGAGCGGCACCCGCTCTCCGCCATCAACGACGTGTTCGCCGCCGCCCACGACCGCAAGCTGTCGCGGCGCGCGATCCTGGTTCCCCGATGA
- a CDS encoding cyclohexa-1,5-dienecarbonyl-CoA hydratase: MSDGPLKVWLEKDGALLRLRLSRPKANIVDAAMIGALSAAFDEHLSAPRLRAVILSAEGPHFSFGASVEEHLPHSCAAMLASLHALVRRMIGSPVPILSAVRGQCLGGGLEVVSAGHRIFAAPDAKMGQPEIKLAVFAPAASCLLPERIGQARAEDLLFSGRSVGAEEAFRMGLVDSVADDPEAAAVEYFDRNIAPLSASSLRFAVRAARIGFIERVTAKIDAVEKLYLGELMSTPDAVEGLTAFLAKRPARWSDS; encoded by the coding sequence ATGAGCGACGGCCCCCTGAAGGTGTGGCTGGAGAAGGACGGCGCGCTGCTGCGCCTGCGGCTTTCCCGTCCGAAGGCCAACATCGTGGACGCCGCCATGATCGGGGCGCTGTCCGCCGCCTTCGACGAACATCTTTCCGCACCCCGTCTCCGGGCGGTGATCCTCTCCGCGGAGGGGCCCCATTTCAGTTTCGGCGCCAGCGTCGAGGAGCATCTGCCGCACTCCTGCGCCGCGATGCTCGCAAGCCTGCACGCCCTGGTCCGCCGGATGATCGGAAGCCCGGTCCCCATCCTTTCCGCGGTGCGGGGGCAGTGCCTGGGCGGCGGCCTCGAAGTCGTCTCCGCCGGGCACCGGATCTTCGCCGCCCCCGACGCGAAGATGGGGCAGCCGGAGATCAAGCTGGCCGTGTTCGCCCCGGCCGCGTCGTGCCTGCTGCCGGAGCGGATCGGGCAGGCGCGCGCCGAGGACCTCCTCTTCTCCGGGCGCAGCGTCGGCGCCGAGGAGGCGTTCCGCATGGGGCTGGTGGACAGCGTGGCCGACGACCCGGAAGCGGCGGCGGTCGAATATTTCGACAGGAACATCGCCCCTTTGTCGGCCAGCTCCCTGCGATTCGCCGTGCGCGCGGCGCGAATCGGCTTCATCGAGCGGGTCACCGCGAAGATCGACGCGGTGGAGAAGCTGTACCTCGGGGAGCTCATGTCCACACCCGACGCGGTGGAGGGGCTCACCGCGTTCCTCGCGAAGCGTCCCGCCCGGTGGTCCGATTCATGA